From the Chryseobacterium sp. G0201 genome, the window TTTTTAGCGCGATATCTATAATTTTATCATGATCAAAAGCAAGCTTCGGAAGTTTATTGACGCTGAACCATTGTGCATCTTCGGCATCAGAATCGGCAAACAATTCATGATAAGAAGGGTTTACAAGCCCCAAATAAGCAATAGAAACCACTCTATTTCTAGGATCGCGACCAACATTACCAAAAGTATAGAGTTGTTCCAAAAAATCGGGTTTTATGCCTGCTTCTTCGTGCAATTCTCTTTTTACTGCGTCATCTAAATTTTCATCATCCAAAACGAGCCCTCCCGGAAGCGCCCAACCTCCTTTGAAAGGTTCAATATTTCTTTTAATTAAAAGAAGTTGAAGATCCTTTTTGTCGAAATATCCGAAAATGACGGCATCAACGGCAACTTTTATATCCTGTAGTTTTTTTGGAGCGTCCATAAATTAATTTGCGTTACGAATACACAAAGTTACGATTTAGAATCATCAATTTCAACATAAAAATAATAATTCTTTACACAAAAATTTTAATTAAATTCATAAACAGCTTTAAATTAAACGATTATGGAAAATTAATCATTCACAATTAGCACGGCTTTCTTTTTTATATTTTGAGATAAAGTAAAAGTGAATATAAAAATTTTGACAATACCTATTCTACCATAAAGAATGGAGATAAAATTCACCCGCAAATAATAAAACCGATTCATTTGAAATGGTTTTTATTAAAATATGGTAAAATCACTGTAACGAAATAGTGATTTTACTCATTGATTTATTGACAGTTAAGATGAAATTTGGTATACATAAAAGGAAGAAGCCGAAAACCTTAAAAAGTAGGCAAAAAAACTAATTTATACCATTATGAAAACATTATTAAAAGCCATTATAGTAATCATCATTATTATTGGCGGAGTTTTGATCATCGTCGTAGGGAAAAAACCTATCCCAGAACCAGAATGTATCGTTTGCGGACCAAATCTCATTAGAATTCTAGGAATTGCTGAAATTATCCTCGGACTTGGAGCATTGGTCATTCAGGGAAATCTGATCGAGAAGCAAAGAAATCTTTGAGAAATAAAAAGACCGATAAAAATTTTATCGGTCTTTTTTATATTTAATCGTTTAGTTTTAAAACAGCCATGAATGCTGACTGCGGTACTTCTACTCTACCAATCTGCTTCATTTTCTTTTTACCTTCTTTCTGTTTCTCAAGAAGTTTTCTCTTTCTGGAAATATCTCCTCCGTAACATTTTGCGGTAACATCTTTTCTTAATGCTTTGATGGTTTCTCTCGCAATAACTTTCGCTCCCAATGCTGCCTGAACTGCAATATCAAACTGCTGTCTAGGAATCAGTTCACGAAGTTTTTCACACATTCTTTTACCAATGTAATACGCATTACTGTCGTGAATCAATGATGATAAAGCATCAACCATATCTCCATTGATCAGGATGTCCATTTTCACCAATTTAGAAGCACGCATTCCGATTGGTGAATAATCGAATGATGCATATCCTTTAGAAATAGATTTTAAACGGTCATAAAAGTCAAAAACAACCTCAGCCAAAGGCATATTGAATGTTAATTCTACTCTATCAGCGGTAAGGTAACTTTGATTTACAATTTCACCTCTTTTTTCAATACAAAGTGTCATTACAGAACCTACAAAATCAGATTTAGTAATGATAGAAGCTTTGATATAAGGCTCTTCAACTCTGTCTAAAAGATTGGGGTCAATCATTTCAGACGGGTTATTAATTAATATTGCTGTATCAGGATCTTTTTTCGAATATCCGTGGTAAGATACGTTGGGAACAGTCGTAATAACATCCATGTTAAACTCTCTGTCTAAACGTTCCTGAACGATTTCCATGTGTAGCATTCCTAAGAATCCGCAACGGAAACCAAAACCAAGAGCAGCTGAACTTTCCGGTTCGAAAACCAAAGAAGCGTCATTTAATCTTAATTTTTCCAGTGAAAATCTTAATTCCTCAAAATCTTCAGATTCGATAGGATAAATACCCGCAAAAACCATTGGTTTTACTTCCTCAAATCCATCAATGGCTGCTGCTGCAGGGTTTACAAAAGAGGTAATCGTATCACCTACTTTTACTTCCCTAGCATCTTTAATTCCTGAAATTATATAGCCTACATCTCCACAATGAATTGTTTTCTTAGGAAGCTGCTTTAACTTTAAGGTACCTACTTCATCTGCACCATATTCTTTTCCGGTTGCGAAAAATTTAATCTTTTCGTTTTTAGAAATACTTCCGTTTACCACTTTGAAATAAGCTTCAATTCCTCTAAATGGATTGTAAACAGAGTCAAAAATTAATGCCTGAAGCGGCGCATCCGGATCTCCAACCGGGGCTGGAATTCTGTTCACAATGTGCTCCAGCAAATCATGAACACCCTCTCCTGTTTTCCCAGAAACCCTAAGAACGTCTTCATATTTACAACCCAAAAGACCCATGATCTCATCGGTAACTTCTTCCGGATTTGCAGATGGAAGATCTATTTTATTAAGAATCGGAATGATTTCAAGATCATTTTCTAACGCCAAATAAAGATTACTAATCGTTTGTGCCTGAATACTTTGCGCAGCATCCACAATAAGAAGCGCACCTTCACAAGCGGCAATGGAACGGGAAACTTCGTAAGAGAAATCTACATGTCCCGGTGTATCAATTAGATTTAAAATATATTTTTCTCCTTTATATTCATAATCCATTTGGATAGCGTGAGACTTAATCGTGATCCCACGTTCTTTCTCCAAATCCATATCATCAAGCGTCTGAGACTGTAATTCTCTCTGAGTGACCGTATTGGTATACTCTAAAAGACGGTCTGCCAAAGTACTTTTACCGTGGTCAATATGAGCGATTATGCAAAAATTTCGTATGTTTTTCATTTAAGAACTATGTAATTTGCAAAGATAAAAAAAAGGAAGACAATTCCTCATTCTAATTTTGCTGGTTGAATTTAATTTAAAAATGTATAAAATGATTTAAATTTTTAGAAGCTTGTTCCCGCTATTCAATTTTTTGTCATTGCGAGAAACGGAGTGACGAAGCAATCTCAATTAAACAAAGTAAATAGTTACAAAGCTCGTCATTCTGACGAATCGAACATCTAACCACGAAAATTAAAAAAATCACCACTATTCCTTATAAATTTTTTAACTTTTCAACTCAAAACCTTTACAGAAAGCTCAAACTTATTTTTACTCATGAAAAAAATTCTTTTATTCCTTTTAATTATCCCATTAGCTCATTTAAAATCACAATGGGTTGAAAAAGCACCCGAAAATCCTGAAGAATTTGTCAATCCATTAATCGGAACACTCTCAAAACCTTCCCTTTCAAACGGAAATACATATCCAGCCGTTGCTGTTCCTCACGGAATGAATCTCTGGACCCCGCAAACCGGGAAAAACGGAAACGGATGGCAATATACTTACGATGCAGATAAAATCCGTGGAATTAAGCAAACGCATCAACCTTCTCCTTGGATGAACGATTACGGAATGTTTTCTATCATGCCTGTGACTGGAAAAATGCGTTTTAACGAAGATGAAAGAGCAAGCTGGTTCTCCCATAAATCAGAAGTTTCAAAACCTTATTATTATAGTGTTTATCTTGCTGATCATAACGTAACAGCAGAAATTACTCCAACTGAAAGAGCTGCACAAA encodes:
- the lepA gene encoding translation elongation factor 4, which codes for MKNIRNFCIIAHIDHGKSTLADRLLEYTNTVTQRELQSQTLDDMDLEKERGITIKSHAIQMDYEYKGEKYILNLIDTPGHVDFSYEVSRSIAACEGALLIVDAAQSIQAQTISNLYLALENDLEIIPILNKIDLPSANPEEVTDEIMGLLGCKYEDVLRVSGKTGEGVHDLLEHIVNRIPAPVGDPDAPLQALIFDSVYNPFRGIEAYFKVVNGSISKNEKIKFFATGKEYGADEVGTLKLKQLPKKTIHCGDVGYIISGIKDAREVKVGDTITSFVNPAAAAIDGFEEVKPMVFAGIYPIESEDFEELRFSLEKLRLNDASLVFEPESSAALGFGFRCGFLGMLHMEIVQERLDREFNMDVITTVPNVSYHGYSKKDPDTAILINNPSEMIDPNLLDRVEEPYIKASIITKSDFVGSVMTLCIEKRGEIVNQSYLTADRVELTFNMPLAEVVFDFYDRLKSISKGYASFDYSPIGMRASKLVKMDILINGDMVDALSSLIHDSNAYYIGKRMCEKLRELIPRQQFDIAVQAALGAKVIARETIKALRKDVTAKCYGGDISRKRKLLEKQKEGKKKMKQIGRVEVPQSAFMAVLKLND
- a CDS encoding NUDIX hydrolase, producing the protein MDAPKKLQDIKVAVDAVIFGYFDKKDLQLLLIKRNIEPFKGGWALPGGLVLDDENLDDAVKRELHEEAGIKPDFLEQLYTFGNVGRDPRNRVVSIAYLGLVNPSYHELFADSDAEDAQWFSVNKLPKLAFDHDKIIDIALKRLRTKIQYQPIGFNLLNEEFPFSDLENLYKTIIGQEIDRRNFRKKIMSYELLKETNNFKKEGSGRPGKLFTFNQEKYKELEEQGFYFEIK